The Methanohalophilus portucalensis DNA window GGTGTTGTTAGTGATGAGACGTTATCTGAGTTTGTCAAGAAAATTGAACAAGCAACTCAAAAGAGACTGGAGACATCTTCCTCTGAGGAATCACAAAGTCCCTCCAGCAGCGGCGGTGTAGGCAGTGCACAGATAGTGAATGCTTCAACCACAGGCACCTCATCTAATCAGACCACCACTACTTCTGATGGCGGCTATGGTGAATCTACGCAGGAACCAACATCCGAGTCAGCAGAATCCAGCAGCGATTATGTGGAAGGCTATGAGATGACAAAGGAAAACCCGCGGAAAGATAACTCGGGTGGCTCATCCTTCTCCGGTGCTGACATTGTGGGAACCATACTGGTGCTTGCAGCTGTGGGTGCCATGTATATCGGTTTCAGAAGGAGACAGATGTAAGGAAAAGACGACAAAAAGAGCAGATAAGGATATCCTTAATCACAGGATATCCATTTATTTTTCATGGCAATATGCAAAAAGAAAATTTTTTCAGCTTTCCTTTTACACAAAATCAATTTACTTAAAGTTGCTCGGCAATCTGTACTGCATTAAGGGCGGCGCCCTTGAGGATCTGGTCCCCGCAGACAAAGAATTCCAGTCCATGGTCACCGAACACGATGTTCTGTCTGATCCTGCCAACTTCCACGTCGTATTTCTGGGTGGCTGTGAGGGGCATTGGGTACACATTGTTCTCGATATCATCTTTCAATTCAACACCTTCAACTGATGCCAGCAGTTTTTTGGCGTCATCGGGGGAAATCGGTTTTTCAGTTTCGATAACAATGCTTTCCCCGTGGACCCTGAGAGTGGGGATTCTCACACAGGTGCAGCTAATCGGGATATCGGGTTCCTCAAATATCTTGTGGGTCTCCCAGACAACTTTCATTTCCTCGCGGGTGTAATCATTTTCCTGGAAACTGTCGATATGAGGAATTGTGTTGAAAACGATAGGATGGACAAATGCCTGATGGTTTACCTCTTTATCTTCAAGATAGTTCCTTGTCTCATTGATCAGTTCATTCATTCCGGCAGCACCGGCTCCACTGGTTGCCTGGTAGGTGCTGATGATGACCTTTTTCAGGCCGTATTTTTTATGGAGGGCATACAGGGGAATGGCTGCGATTGCGGTTGTACAGTTGGGGTTTGCGATAAGTTTTGAATCCCCGATGGCATGGGCATTGATCTCCGGGACCACCAGCGGCACGTTGTCATCATACCTGTATGCACTGCTGTTATCAACCACGTAGCATCCTGCATCGGTTGCCTTCTTAGCATTAGCTTTGCTCCACGAGCCGCTTATTGCGAAAAAAGCAATGTCAAGTTCCGAGTAATCTGCCGTGTCTGCATCTTCGATGGTAATTTTTCCGAAAGGAGTCTCCATTACTTTGCCGGCACTCCTCTGTGATGCGTAGAGTTTCAATTCTTCTACCGGGAACTTCCTGTTACTCAATACTTCGATAATTTCTCTGCCCACCGCACCGGTGGCACCCATTATTGCGATTTTGTAACTCATTTTCATCGTCCGTTAGTTGTCGGGTAATCAGATACGTCCCGAATTTTTAATATCTTTAACAACAGTGAATTTTTTTGAAAACTATAGTATTCACCAATTAATCTGCAATTCACTCATAAGGATGTTTGCTGCATTATAGTATATCCATAGAATAATAATATTATCATCAGGAACTGCAAAACTCCTGCTGGTTAGTTTTGATTCAAATCCTTATCAGCTCATAATCCCTGTTTCCAAGGCCTATTTCTTCCCCGTAACTTAACTGGATATCTCCTGCACTGTTTTTCCAGACACCTTTGAACTTGTCTTTGCCGGGTTCTATATTTTCTTCAAGCTTGGATGCAGTAAATCCATGTTGCTCGTTTACGAGGTCCAGGCTTGCCTGGTCGATAGCCACCGGATCTGTGGATGCCAGGATGCCTATGTCTGGTACCAGCGATACATCGCTCCAGGGCGCACAGTCACATTCCGGTGTGATACGTACAAGAAAATTCATATAGCCTATTTTTTCCTGTCTGCCGGCAACGGTGCCAAGGGCATATTCGCTCATCATTTCCATGAAATCAGGTATATTGTCATAATTGAAATCAATCGCTTCAGGTGGACAGACCATCATACACTCCCCGCAGCCAATGCATTTATCGTCCTCGATAGTGGCTATATTATCACTATCAAGTTCCATGGCATTATATGGGCACACATCAACACAGGTCCCGCATCCAGTACACTTGTTGACATCAATCTCCGGATGAAGCCCTCCATGCTGCTCCATTTTCCCGGCTACTGAACCTCCGCCCATTGCCAGGTTCTTGATTGCCCCTCCAAAACCTGCAAGTTCATGTCCCTTGAAATGAGACATCACAATCATACTCTGGCAGTCAAGTAGTTCGGATGCGATTTTAACACTGTCAAAATGTTTCCCCTTAATTGGTATCTGTCGGAAACTGTTTCCCAGCAGTCCGTCTGCTATTATCAGTGGCGCCCGGGTGACTTCATAACCAAAACCGTGCTCAATTGCCGTTGTAAGATGATCCACAGCATTCCTGCGGGATCCTGAGTACAGGGTATTGGTGTCGGTAAGATAGGCCTTTGCACCCGAAGAATGGATCTTATCCACAACCTGCCTGACATTTACCGGACTTATGAAGCCTTCATTGCCCTTTTCCCCGAAATGCAGTTTAATGGCAGTGAGTTCTCCTTCATCAATTATTCTGTCAAATCCTGCTGTATCGTAAAGCCTTTTGATTTTCTGAATTGTGTTTTCACAATCTCTGCGTACTTTCAGGTCGACAAAAAAGACTTTGCTTTTCATGAGTGATACATCTATATTCAGTACTAATAAATTTGGTGCAAAAAAAGAATTGAAGCACCCGTATTTAACGGATGCTTTTCGATTTATTTATTCTGTGGTGGCCAGTTCTTCTCCAGCCATCCAGGAAGTCTGCCGGAGTCTGCCGGTCCAATGAGTACCCTTGAACCCACCTTGTCCTCGACATCACCCTGCAGGCGTGCGGACAGGCCGGGCAGGATGACGGTGTTGTAGTTTGTCTTTTCCTTAAGGTCAAACTTGGCATTTTCCAGAGTCTTCTTGATCTTGTCTGCGGTCAGCTGTCCACCGGCAACAGCGGCTTCCACACCGATACCCTCAGTATCTGCCACCACAATGTAGCAGTCTATCTTATTGGAAGAAATATCACTCTCAACTGTATAGTAGGTGAGAGCAAAGTTTGTGGTAACTATAATTGGTGAATCGGCAGTAGGTGAACCGACCTCCCATACACCCGGATCAACAGTTACAGGCTTTCTTGGGTCCGTGTAAATGGTATCTCTCAGGTGCATTTCAGGCAGCAATGCATAAGGTTCTATGCTATGCATGATCATAATGTCGCCGTACTTAACAGTGAGTACGGAGGCTACCACAGTTTCCCAGTAGGATGCACTGACATCATCATCGTAGGCCATCCATGCAGTCAGGGGAACGGCCATAATTGGATAGGCAACTTCGCCATCCCCGTCTATACCTGCTCTTCTGATCTTCAGGAAATTTTCGAACGTTGTCTTCAGTTCCTTGCCTGTGGGGAATGTTCCCGGGTCAAGCACAAGGTCCTCTATTCCCATTTCTGCAAATGTCTTTGCCATTGACTTGAGCAAGTCCAGGTCATTCGGTGCGAAAAGGGTTACAGGCACCTCGTATTCCTTTGCAAGGCCAGCAACTTCTTTCCAGTTCTCCTGGTTGGCTGCATACATAAGTGGCTTTTTGTCTGCTGCTACTTCCAGAGCGGCTTTTAATACTGCCGGATCAAAAGAACAGAGTACAAGTGGTAATTCTGTAAGTCCGATCACCTTTTTCACGGTGCTGGCAAAAGTTTCGGGTTTGCCTGATACACAACGTACCGCTACCATATCAAGGGTCAGGAATTCTCCCACATAGAATTTCTTGAAAGTCTGGATGGTATTGATTCTCTCCTCAAGTTCCTTTTCATCCATA harbors:
- the acsC gene encoding acetyl-CoA decarbonylase/synthase complex subunit gamma, which translates into the protein MKINSPLDAYKYLPGTNCGRCGEDTCMAFASHLIDRSKSAEDCLPMVEEDKYAKKLEELEKLLAPEIREVTIGTGEKSVSIGGDDVLFRHKLTFFNKTAYAYDVTDTMDEKELEERINTIQTFKKFYVGEFLTLDMVAVRCVSGKPETFASTVKKVIGLTELPLVLCSFDPAVLKAALEVAADKKPLMYAANQENWKEVAGLAKEYEVPVTLFAPNDLDLLKSMAKTFAEMGIEDLVLDPGTFPTGKELKTTFENFLKIRRAGIDGDGEVAYPIMAVPLTAWMAYDDDVSASYWETVVASVLTVKYGDIMIMHSIEPYALLPEMHLRDTIYTDPRKPVTVDPGVWEVGSPTADSPIIVTTNFALTYYTVESDISSNKIDCYIVVADTEGIGVEAAVAGGQLTADKIKKTLENAKFDLKEKTNYNTVILPGLSARLQGDVEDKVGSRVLIGPADSGRLPGWLEKNWPPQNK
- a CDS encoding DUF362 domain-containing protein; the encoded protein is MKSKVFFVDLKVRRDCENTIQKIKRLYDTAGFDRIIDEGELTAIKLHFGEKGNEGFISPVNVRQVVDKIHSSGAKAYLTDTNTLYSGSRRNAVDHLTTAIEHGFGYEVTRAPLIIADGLLGNSFRQIPIKGKHFDSVKIASELLDCQSMIVMSHFKGHELAGFGGAIKNLAMGGGSVAGKMEQHGGLHPEIDVNKCTGCGTCVDVCPYNAMELDSDNIATIEDDKCIGCGECMMVCPPEAIDFNYDNIPDFMEMMSEYALGTVAGRQEKIGYMNFLVRITPECDCAPWSDVSLVPDIGILASTDPVAIDQASLDLVNEQHGFTASKLEENIEPGKDKFKGVWKNSAGDIQLSYGEEIGLGNRDYELIRI
- a CDS encoding aspartate-semialdehyde dehydrogenase codes for the protein MSYKIAIMGATGAVGREIIEVLSNRKFPVEELKLYASQRSAGKVMETPFGKITIEDADTADYSELDIAFFAISGSWSKANAKKATDAGCYVVDNSSAYRYDDNVPLVVPEINAHAIGDSKLIANPNCTTAIAAIPLYALHKKYGLKKVIISTYQATSGAGAAGMNELINETRNYLEDKEVNHQAFVHPIVFNTIPHIDSFQENDYTREEMKVVWETHKIFEEPDIPISCTCVRIPTLRVHGESIVIETEKPISPDDAKKLLASVEGVELKDDIENNVYPMPLTATQKYDVEVGRIRQNIVFGDHGLEFFVCGDQILKGAALNAVQIAEQL